The sequence CGCGGGCCCCACCGCGAAGCTGCTGCTGCTCGCCCAGGTCCGCGGGCTGGATCCGACGGACTTCGGCGGCGTCGACCTGGTCGCCCGCCTCCGCTCGCTGATGGCCCCGAACGGCCGCTTCGCCGACCGCTCGCAGGCGGGCGACCGCAGCGACATCGCCAGCCAGTCGTTCGCCCTGATCGCCCTCTCCCGCACCGCTGCGGGCGTCCCGTCGATCGCCCGCAGCTTCCTGGGCGCCGCGCAGTGCGTGCCGAGCGGTGGCGGTTATCCCGTCTCCTTCGGCAGCCCGGCCACCTGCACCGGCGATCCCGACGCCACCGCGCTCGGCATCCAGGGCTACAACGCCGGCAACCCCGCCGGCTCCTCGGGGCACGCGACGGGCTGGCTGGTCAACCGGCAGCGTCCGGACGGCGGCTTCGTGTCCCCCGGCGCCACCGAGCCCAACGCCGTGACCACCGGCCGGGTCTCCCACACCCTCTTCACCGTCGGCTCCAGCGGCGGCTACCGGGCCCTCAAGTGGCTGGAGCCGCGCCAACTGCGCTGCGGCGCGCCCGCCGATCAGCGCGGCGCCGTCCCGTACGACGCGACCGGCTTCGACCGCCCCACCGCCCTGCGGGCGACGGTCCAGGCCACCCTGGCGTTCTCCCCCGCGCTGAAGGGCTTCGCCAGGCTGAGCGCGTCCGGCGCGAAGCCCGACGCGCCCGTCTTCTCGTGCCCGACGACCCCTTCCGACTGACCGGGCGACGAGGGCCCCTGACGGCTGCGGCCCGCCGTCAGGGGCCCTGACCCGCAGGCCGAGGGAGATGCGCGCGGCCTGCCGGAATGTGTCACGATCCGGCCCGGTCGCTGCACGCGGGGCGACGGCAGCTCCGGGGCGGCGTGCTGCGTCGGCGGGGAAGGCCGAGCCCGTCGTCCGGTCCCGGAGCCCTCGTCCGGCCGGGTGAGGGCGGGCAACCGGTGTTCCCGTGGAGACGCGTGTGACTGGCAGGGATAGTCGGCCAGTCACACGCGTGCTCTGTGCGGGTGGTGGGGTGAGTTGGCAGTGATGGTTGTGACTCGGCAGGCTAACTGTCGTGTCAGCGCGGATTCTGTCGTCCAGGGTCAGCGTCGATCTCGCCGGCGAGGGGAGCCGTGACACGTTAGGAGCTGTCCGGCCGATCATTGGTGGCGCGCTCTGGCTGTTGCTTGAGGCGCTTGTGGTGGCGGCCTGAAGTCGATTGCCAGAGATCTGCTGCTGCGCGACCATCGTCGGATGGATACGGGTGAGGGTCGGAAGCTGGTTCGGGTTGTGCAGACGTGTTCTGCCTACCCGTCGCAGTGGGACGCCTGGACGGCAGACGGCCAGTACCTGTACCTCCGATACCGGCATGGTGAGGGATGCGTCGAGTGGCACCCTGGGCCTGAGGATGATGCCGACACGCCGGCCTCATGGAACGAGGGCCTCTCGGGGCTCCTCGTCGAATGGGACGACGGCACCGACGGCGGTGTCATCAGCCTTGAGGACTTCCTCGCAGCAGCGGGTTTGGTGCTGGCGCCGGGTGCCTCGGTGAGCTGAGGCTTCTTCGAAGTTGGCGACAACTTGCTTGCCGAACGATCACCAGGCGTCAGATGCCTCGCCGATTCGGCGACAGTTGTCATGCTGATCCGACCACAGAACCGCACGCCGAGCACCGCTCCTGGCGACAAGTAGCGTGCTGAGTCACAATGGTTGGCCACTTTGGGCAGCGATAGCTGGCCAATGCCGTGGGTACTCGATCACGGAAGATAGCGGAGGCTGGGGTTGGCCAGCTGGCCATGACTGCTGCGAAAGTTGAAGGCGCTGTAGCGCCGACCGGAGGTCACCGGTGGCCGCCTCGCGGGCACCGACCTGGCGCTGGACGTTCGCGCCCAGGCTGCCCCACGCTCAACGAGCCGGGACTGGCCGGAGCCAGAATGCGCTGGTCAGCTACGGTGGCGGAATGACCGAGAGCCTGCCCGATGACGTAGCCGATGTGCTTGAGCGCGTCCTGAGTACGGACCAACCAGTTCACGTTGCGCTCCGACAGCAGGTTCCACGACTCAGCGTGAAATCCCGTTGCACATGCGGGTGCGGTACCGCCTATTTCGAGCTCGACACCAGCGAGGTGGAGCCCGCACCGACCGGCCCCGGCACCGTGGTAGCGGCTGATGCACAGCTCTTCACTGAATCCGGCGAGTGCCCTGGCGAAGTCCTGGTCTTCGCGCAGGGAGGCTACCTGTCGTGGCTGGAGGTCTGCTCATGGAGCGATGACGCCGAGGTGAATCTTGCCGCAGCGCGTCGGTGGCTGCGGCCACCTTCGTGAGCCTGACATCGAGCTCAAGAGGTAGTGGCGGGGCGGCAATTGCCGATCCGGCAGCGCGTGGACCAGAAGCCAGCGCGCCGGATCCGTTCACCGCTCGCGCGAGCGACGACGAGGTTGCCGGCCTCGAAGCCGACCCGATCGCCAACTGCCAAGAACAGTGGGCTGTCCAGCTCGAAGGCGTATCCGTCATCGGTTTCGAGTTCGTTCACGAGCACCAAGCGTGAGGCGGCTGTGGTCCCATCGGCGATCAGACGCATGACCGGATGGTCCCACGTGGCTGCAGCTGCGGCGAAGGGGACTGCTCAGGTGACGCCGAACTCGCGTCTCCGCCGACCCTGGGACCATCTGCATAAATCCCGCTCGGCGCGCGCTCCTAGCACCGCTATCATCCCCGGATGCCTCTCCGCCAGTACGCGTACTTCGCATTGTTCAGCCAACACGTCTCCGCCGACGAGATGACCTCGCAACTGGGCATCACCCCTGACGAAGTGTCCGTCCGCGGCAGCCGCTTCACCGAGCCGAAGGCGATTCCCGCCAGCCACCGCTGGAAGGTCGTCTGCCGGGAGCCCGGCCTGAGCGTCGACGAACAGATCGCCCGGCTCCTCTGCAGGCTCCGGCCCCACACGGCCCGCGTAGCCGAGCTCGTGGGCCAGCTGGCGAATGGCGGCGGCGGGGCAGTCCTGCAGGTCGTGCGCTACTTCAACGACACCGACCACGACGAATCGCCCAGCCACCCGGACGCTCCCGACACGCCCAACCTCTTCGGCTGGCATCTGGAGCGCGATGTCCTGGACTTCCTCGCCGCAGTCGACGCCGAGCTCGACGTGGACGAGTACGACATGACCCCAGGAGAGGACACCATCTGAGCGCGCGACCTTGCACTTACCTGGGCACAGGAGTCAGTGCCCCGACGATGTCAGGAGTTCAAGTTCAGTAGGCTCCCGCTGTGAGTGGTCCAGTATTGGTGATTGAGTTGGCCGAGGCGGTTCCTGCCGCGACAGTCGAGCGGCTCCGGGATGTCTTGGTGGGCTCGTCGGCCTGGTTCGTGGAGAAGCGTCCTGGTGGCTACGACCTCAACGTAGTCGCCGATCGGATCGGCGTCGCGGACCTGGGCAAGGTCGACGGGCGCCGGCCATTTCTGGTTCACATCATGGGGCCCGGAATCGGGGACGAGGAGATTTTCGAGGCCGAGCACGCGGATGGCCCCAACCTGGAACCGCTCATTGGCTTCAGCCCGACACACGCAGTGGACGTCATCGCCGGATGCAATAGGCCGATCGATCACATCACCACGGCCCTGTTGACGGCCGCCATCATGGACGTGGTTGGCGGCGTCGCTAATGCTGAGCTACTGGATGACCAGGTTGACGTGGTGGCGGGTCTTCCGGGTGTGCTCGCTATGACGGGCAGCCCGTGGCCGACTGTTTTCGGCACGGCAGAGTTTCTGCGGGCATGGGCTGTTCAACCGAGCTTCCGACTCCTCAAATAATTAGCCGTGAAGCCATGTTCGGCTCGCGAGTTAGGATGCATTGTCGCAGAGAGTGGAAGGTCAACAGGCGCTGTCACCGCCGTACGGCGCGATCAGATGGACCAAGTTGCACTCGTCAGAACGGACTCGGGGTGCAGTCTCCGTACCCATGGGCATACGACACCGCCCCCGCGTGCGGGCCGGTGGTGGATCTCCGAACCTGTTCGTAACTCACAGTTACTTGATCGCCCCCTGGCCAACTATCTCCGCCAATGGCCAACTATCCCTGCCAGTCACAACGCGAGCGCCTTGATCGCCCGGGGGCCGGGAGAAAAACAAGCAGGCGTGATTGCTTTTTCTCCCGGTGGGTGTCAGTGTGCTCACCGACGGCGATCGTTGGGCCACCTCTGGGGGTAGGCGTGCGCGTGGGGTCGGAGGCCCGGGTGGGTGACCGGGCGGTGCTGCGGGTCGGGAACGCTTCGGGGTTCTACGGGGACCGGTTCTCGGCGATGCGGGAGATGCTCACCGGTGGGCCGCTGGACGTGCTCACCGGGGACTACCTGGCCGAGCTGACGATGCTGATCCTGGCGCGGGACCGGTTGCGGGATCCCTCGCTCGGCTATGCGAAGACCTTTCTGCGGCAGCTGGAGGAGTGCCTCGGACTCGCGCTGGAGCGCGGGGTGCGGATCGTGGTCAACGCGGGTGGGCTGAATCCCGCGCGACTGGCGGACGCCGTGAGGGAGTTGGCGAAGAGCCTGGGGCTGGATCCGGCCGTCGGCCATGTCGAGGGTGACGATCTGCTGCCGCGCGGCAAGGAACTCGGTCTCCCCGAGGGGCTGTTGGCGGCCAATGCCTATCTGGGGGCGTTCGGGATCGCCGAGTGCCTGCGCGGCGGCGCCGATGTGGTGGTGACCGGGCGGGTCACCGACGCGGCGCTGGTGGTCGGCCCGGCCGTCGCCCACTTCGGTTGGGGGGCCGGGGACTTGGATGCGCTCGCGGGTGCCGTGGTGGCGGGGCACGTGCTGGAGTGCGGCGCGCAGGCCACCGGCGGCAACTACGCGTTCTTCCGCGAGCACGATGTGACCCGGCCCGGATTCCCGCTCGCCGAGCTGCACCCGGACGGGTCCAGCGTCATCACCAAGCCCCCGGGCACCGGCGGCGCGGTCACCGTCGGCACCGTGACCGCCCAACTCCTCTACGAGACCGACGGTCCGCGCTACCTCGGCCCGGACGTCACCGCGCGCCTGGACACCGTCCGGCTCACCGCGGACGGGCCGGACCGGGTGCGGATCTCCGGAGTGCGCGGCGAGGCGCCCCCGCCCACGCTCAAGGCCGGGCTCAACCGGCTCGGCGGCCACCGCAACGAGGTGGTGTTCGTCCTCACCGGGCTCGACATCGAGGCCAAGGCCGCCCTGGTGCGGCGGCAGTTCGAGGACGGGCTGGCGGCCGACCGGCGGCCGGCCGGACTGCGGTGGACACTGGCCCGCACCGACCACGCCGACGCCGACACCGAGGAGGCCGCCTCCGCGCTGCTGCGGCTCACCGCCAGGGACGCCGACCCGGCCCGGGTCGGACGCGAACTCGGCCGGGTGGCAGTCGAGATGGGGCTGGCCGGGTACCCGGGCTTCCATCTCACCGCCCCGCCGGGGCCGGGCGCGCCGTACGGGGTGTTCGAGGCCGCGCACATCGGGGCGGGGGAGGTCGAGCACACCGCCGTCCTGCCGGACGGGCGCCGGGTGGCCGTCCCGCCCGCGCCGGTCACTGCCACTGCCACGACCAGTGCAAGTGCCACCGCCACCGCCAGTGCAACCGCCACCGCCCGGGAGGACCCGGAGGCGGAGGCGTCGGTGTCCGGCGGAGCGGACCCCGGGCCCACCCGCCGGGCTCCGCTCGGCCTGGTGGCCGGCGCCCGCAGCGGCGACAAGGGCGGCGACGCCAATCTCGGCGTCTGGGCCCGGGACGAGCCCGGCTGGCAGTGGCTCTCCCGCACCCTTACCACCGAGCTGCTCCGCGAACTCCTGCCGGAAACGGCGGAGTTGCCGATCACCCGGCACCTCCTGCCGAACCTCCGCGCGCTCAACTTCACCATCACCGGCCTGCTCGGCGAGGGCGTCGCCGCCCAGCACCGCTTCGACCCGCAGGCGAAGGCGCTGGGGGAGTGGCTGCGTTCGCGCCGACTCGACATCCCGGAGGCCCTGCTGTGACCGTCCTGCCCACCCACCTCGACCCGGGCGGCGCCGAGTACGGCGCGTCCCGGGAGGCGATGCTCGCCAAACTCGCCGACCTGGACGGCGAGCACGCCGAGGCCCTGGCCGGCGGCGGACCCAAGTACGTCGAACGCCACCGCGGGCGCGGCAAGTTGCTCGCCCGTGAGCGGATCGAGCTGCTGGTCGACGAGGACTCGCCGTTCCTGGAACTCTCCCCGCTCGCCGCCTGGGGCAGCGACTACCCGGTGGGCGCCGCGCTGGTCACCGGCATCGGCGTGGTGGAGGGCGTCGAGTGCGTGATCACCGCCAACGACCCGACCGTGCGCGGCGGCGCCTCCAACCCGTGGACCCTGCGCAAGGCACTGCGGGCCAATGAGATCGCCCTCACCAACCGGCTCCCGCTGGTGAACCTGGTCGAGTCCGGCGGCGCCGACCTGCCCAGTCAGAAGGAGATCTTCATCCCCGGCGGCGCGCTGTTCCGCGACCTCACCCGGCTCTCCGCCGCCGGGATCCCCACCGTCGCCGTGGTCTTCGGCAACTCCACGGCCGGCGGCGCCTACGTGCCCGGCATGTCCGACCACACCGTGATGGTCAAGGAACGGGCCAAGGTATTCCTCGGCGGACCGCCGCTGGTGAAGATGGCCACCGGCGAGGAGTCCGACGACGAGTCGCTCGGCGGCGCCGAGATGCACGCCCGGGTCTCCGGCCTGGCCGACCACTTCGCGCTGGACGAGCCGGACGCGCTGCGGCTGGCCCGCCGGATCGTCGCCCGGCTCAACCACCGCAAGCCGGGTCCCGATCCGGACCGGTTCGCCGAGCCGCCGAAGTACGCGGAGGAGGAACTGCTCGGCATCGTGCCCGGCGATCTCAAGGTCCCGTTCGACCCGCGCGAGGTGATCGCCCGGATCGTCGACGGCTCGGACTTCGACGAGTTCAAACCGCGCTACGGCGCCAGCCTCGCCACCGGCTGGGCCCGTCTGCACGGCTACCCGGTCGGCATCCTGGCCAACACCCAGGGCGTGCTGTTCAGCCAGGAGTCGCAGAAGGCCGCCCAGTTCATCCAGTTGGCGAACCAGCGGGCCGTTCCGCTGCTGTTCCTGCACAACACCACCGGCTACATGGTGGGCAAGGACTACGAGCAGGGCGGCATCATCAAGCACGGCGCGATGATGATCAACGCCGTCGCCAACTCGCGGGTGCCGCACCTGTCCGTGCTGATGGGCGCCTCGTACGGGGCGGGGCACTACGGCATGTGCGGGCGCGCCTACGAACCGCGGTTCCTGTTCGCCTGGCCGAGCGCCAAATCGGCGGTGATGGGGCCGCAGCAGCTGGCCGGGGTGCTGTCGATCGTCGCCCGGCAGTCGGCCGCGGCGAGGGGGCAGCCGTACGACGAGGACGCGGACGCCGCGATCCGGGCCATGGTGGAGCAGCAGATCGAGGCCGAGTCGCTGCCGGTGTTCCTGTCCGGCCGGCTCTACGACGACGGGGTGATCGACCCGCGCGACACCCGCACCGTGCTCGGGCTCTGCCTCTCGGCGATCCACAACGCGCCGGTCGAGGGCGCACCCGGCTACGGCGTCTTCCGGATGTGAGGGAGCTTCCCGCGATGACCACCGACGACCTGAGCGGCACCGACCACCTGAGCGGCACCGACCACCGGCGCGGCACCGCCAACCCCCCGATCGCCAACCCCCCGATCGCCAACCCCCCGACCACCAACCTCCCGATCACCAACGTGCTGGTCGCCAACCGCGGCGAGATCGCCCGCCGGATCTTCCGCACCTGCCGCGAACTCGGCATCGCCACCACCGCCGTGTACGCCGACCCGGACGCGGCCGCGCCTCACGTCCGGGAGGCCGACAGCGCCGTCCGGCTGCCCGGCGCCGCGCCCGCCGACACCTACCTGCGGGCCGATCTGATCGTCCGCGCCGCGCTGGACGCCGGTGCCGACGCCGTCCATCCCGGGTACGGATTCCTCTCCGAGAGCCCCGGGTTCGCGCAGGCCGTACTGGACGCCGGCCTGTGCTGGGTCGGGCCGACGCCGTCCGCGATCGCCGCGATGGGGTCCAAGACCGCCGCCAAGCACCTGATGGCCGAGGCCGGCGTGCCCGTGCTGGACGCGCTCGACGCCCCCACCGAGGCCGACCTGCCGCTGCTGGTCAAGGCGGCCGCCGGCGGGGGCGGACGCGGCATGCGGATCGTCCGGGACCTCGCCGACCTGCCGGCCGAACTCGACGCCGCCCGGGCGGAGGCGGCCAAGGCCTTCGGCTCGGACGAGGTGTTCTGCGAGCGCTACCTGCCGACCGGTCGGCACGTCGAGGTCCAGCTGCTGGCGGACGCGCACGGCACGGTCTGGGCGGTCGGCGACCGGGACTGCTCACTGCAGCGGCGCCACCAGAAGGTGATCGAGGAGGCCCCGGCCCCCGGCCTCCCGGACGACGTCCGTACGGCCCTGCACGCCGCGGCGGTGAGCGCGGCCAGGGCGATCGGCTACACCGGCGCCGGCACCGCCGAGTTCCTGCTCGCCGAGGACGGCCGGTTCTGGTTCCTGGAGATGAACACCCGCCTCCAGGTCGAGCACCCGGTCACCGAGGCCGTCACCGGACTGGACCTGGTCGCACTCCAACTCGCCGTGGCGGAAGGGGAGAAGCTCCCCGGCCCGGACGCGCCGCCGACCACCGGGCACGCCGTCGAGGCCCGGCTCTACGCGGAGGACCCGGCCAAGGACTGGCAGCCCGCCACCGGGACCCTGCACCGTCTCGAACTCGCTTGTGATCACGAGGAGTTCAGATCGACGGGCGAGTCCGGACTGCGGCTCGACCCCGGGTTCGCGCCAGGGGGCGAGATCACCCCGCACTACGACGCGATGCTCGCCAAGGTGATCGCCTGGGCGCCGACCCGCACGGCCGCCGCCCGCAGACTGGCGGACGCGCTGGCCCGGGCCAGGGTCCACGGACCGTCCACCAACCGGGAGTTGCTGGTCCACGCGCTGCGCCACCCGGCCTTCCTCGCCGGGCGGGTGCACACCGGCTTCCTGGCCGAGCACGCGGCCGGGCTGCTCGCGCCGGACGCCAAGGGCAGCGGACGCGCGGCGCTGGCCGCCGCCCTCGCCGAGGCGGCCGCCCGGTCCGCGGCACGGACCGGCGCACTGCCGTCGGGCTGGCGCAATCTGCCGTCCCAGCCCCAGGTCAGGCGCTACCGCACCGAGGACGGCGCGGAGTCGGTGGTCCGCTATCGGCTCACCCGGGACGGGCTGCGGGCCGAGGGGCACCCCGGGGTGGCCCTGGCCGAGGCCTCCGCCGAGCGGGTGGTACTGAGTGAGGGGGAGGTCCTGCGCACCTACGAGGTCGCCCGCCACGGCGACCGGGTGTACGTCGACACGCCGTTCGGCAGCACCGTGCTCACGGCGCTCCCCCGCTTCCCGGACCCCGTCGGCCGGACCGACCCCGGCGCCCTGCTGGCCCCGATGCCGGGCACCGTCGTCCGCGTCGCGGCCGGGGTCGGTGACACCGTGACCGCCGGACAGCCGTTGCTCTGGCTGGAGGCGATGAAGATGGAGCACAAGGTCACCGCCCCGGCCGACGGCGTCCTCGCCGAACTCCGGGCCGCTCCCGGACAGCAGGTCGAACTCGGCACCCTGCTCGCCGTCGTGCACCCCGCGTCCTGAAGCCCGCACGTCCTGCAGCACCGTACGTCCTGAAACCCCGCCGCGTCCTGGAACCCCCGCACCCTGGACCGCACCTCCCGGAGCACCCGGCGTCCGGGAGCACCGCGTCGCCGACCCCCGTACCGCCACGCACCGCGGAAGCCCGCCCCGCACCCCCGCCGAAGAACCGCCCGGAAGGACCAGCCATGTCCGCACCGCGCACCACCGCCCCCGGCAGCCAGCTGATCGAGACCCCCGAACGCGTCGCCCTGCGCCGCGCCGTCGCCGACCTCGGCAACCGCTACGGCTCCGCCTACTACCTCGGCCGGGCCCGCGCCGGTCGGCCCGCCGACGAGCTCTGGGCCGAGGCCGGGAAGGCCGGCTACCTCGGCGTCAACCTCCCCGCCGAGTACGGCGGGGGCGGCGGGGGGATCACGGACCTCGCGATCGTCCTGGAGGAGCTCGGCACCGCGGGCTGCCCACTGCTCCTGCTGATCGTCTCCCCGGCGATCTGCGGCACCGTGATCGCCCGCTACGGCACCGAGGAGCAGAAGCGGAACTGGCTGCCCGGTCTGGCCGACGGCAGCCGCCGGATGGCCTTCGGCATCACCGAGCCGGACGCCGGCTCCAACTCCCACCGGATCTCCACCGTCGCCCGCCGCGACGGCGAGGACTGGCTGCTGACCGGCCGGAAGGTTTTCGTCTCGGGCATCGACCACTGCGACGCCGTGCTGTTCGTCGCCCGCACCGAAGACGCCCGGACCGGGAAGCTGAAGCCCGCCCTGTTCGTCGTGCCGCGCGACACGCCCGGTTTCGAGTACCGGCCCATCCCGATGGAACTGGTCGCTCCCGAAAAGCAGTTCCAGGTCTTCCTGGACGACGTGCGGCTGCCCGCCGAAGCACTGGTCGGCGACGAGAACGCCGGACTGCTGCAACTGTTCGCCGGTCTCAACCCCGAGCGGATCATGACGGCGGCCTTCTCGCTCGGGCTGGCCCGGCAGGCGCTCGGCAGGGCCGTCGAGTACGCGCGCACCCGGGTCGTCTGGTCCACCCCGATCGGCGCCCACCAGGGTCTCGCGCACCCGCTGGCCCAGTGCGCGGTGGAGATCGAACTGGCCCGGCTGATGACCCAGAAGGCCGCGCTGCTCTACGACGCGGGCGAGGACGCCGCCGCGGGCGAGGCCGCGAACATGGCCAAGTACGCCGCCGGGGAGGCGGCCGCCCGGACCGTCGACCAGGCGGTGCAGACGCTCGGCGGCAACGGCCTCACCCAGGAGTACGGGCTGGGCGCGCTGCTGGCCGCCACCCGGGTGGGCCGGGTCGCGCCGGTCAGCCGCGAGATGGTGCTCAACTACGTCGCGCAGCACACCCTCGGTCTGCCCAAGTCGTACTGATCCGGGCCGGGCGCGGTCCCCGCTCCTGGGCCGCACCGCGCCGCACCGCACCGCACCGCACCGCGCCGCGCCGCGCCGGGCCCGGGCCCGCCCCGGGCTCCTCCGCCCGGCCCGCCCCCGGGCCCCGCCACCCCATTCGCCCTCGAACAGATCGTCGCATCATCGTTCTGGCATCTGACCGGATCGTGCCCGCCCCACCACCCCGGCGCACCGCCGACCCGGCCCCACCTCGTGTTTCGCCGTACCGCGCCACCCCTGCGCCCCGCGCGCTCCGCCAAACGTCCGTCACAGGGGCGCACCGACCGCCCACTGTCCGTATGCTCCTGTCCGCGCGCCGTACGGCCGGTCGCACAGGACCTCCCGCCGGTCGCCCCGCCCCGCGCCAACTACCGCACAGGAGGCACGCCTTGGTGTTCCACAGCGAATTCCCGGACGTCGGCATCGTCGACCTCGCCCTGCACGACGCCGTTCTCGGCGACGCCGAGCGCCACGGTGACCGGCCCGCCCTCGTCGACGGGATCACCGGCGAGACGGTCAGCTACGCGCAGCTCCTCCACGCCGTCGGCCGGGTCGCGGCCGGCCTCGCCGAAGCGGGCGTCCGCCAGGGCGACGTGGTGGCCCTGTTCAGCCCCAACACCGTCCGGTACCCGATGGCCTTCTTCGGCGCCACGCGGGCCGGCGCGACCGTCACCCCCGTCTCCTCCCTCACCACCCCCGGCGAACTCGCCGGACAGCTCGCCGACAGCGGCGCCCGCTGGCTGCTGACCGTGTCGCCGTTCCTGCCCACCGCCCGCGCCGCCGCCGAGAAGCTGGCCGCCGAGGGCCGGGAACTCGCCGGGATCGTCGTCCTGGACGGTGCCGAGGGCCACCTCTCGCTCGCCGACCTGCTCGCCGCCACCGGGCCCGCCCCCGCGATCGACCTCGACCCCGGCCGGGACGTCGCCGTGCTGCCCTACTCCAGCGGCACCACCGGCCTGCCCAAGGGCGTCATGCTCACCCACCGGTCCATCGCCACCAACCTCGCCCAGACCGACGCCGTGTTCCGTCCCGAGGTGGGCGAACGGGTGCTCGCGGTGCTCCCGTTCTTCCACATCTACGGGCTGGCCGCGCTGCTCAACCAGCCGCTGCGCTGCGGCGCCACCGTGGTCGTACTGCCCCGCTTCGACCTGGAGCAGTTCTGCCGCACCATCCAGGACCAGCGCGTGCAGTCCGTGCTCGCGGCCCCGCCGATCGTGCTCGCCCTCGCCAAGCACCCGCTGGTCGAGGAGTTCGACCTGTCCTCGGTCCAGTACCTGCTCTGCGCCGCCGCCCCGCTGGACGGCGAACTCGCCGAGGCCTGCGCCCGCCGCCTCGGGCTGCCGCGGATCCTCCAGGGCTACGGCATGACCGAGCTGTCCCCGGTCAGCCACGTGATGTCCCCGGGCGACCCCGACCCCTCGCCGGGCTCGGTCGGCCGGATGCTGCCCTCCACCGAACTGCGGGTCGCCGCGCTCGACGGCAGCGGCGCCGACCTCGGCCCCGGCGAGCGCGGCGAGCTGCTGATCCGCGGCCCGCAGGTGATGAAGGGCTACTTCGGCCGCCCCTCCGACACCGCCGCCACCGTCGACACCGACGGCTGGCTGCACACCGGCGACATCGGCTTCGTCGACGAGCGCGGCTACCTGCACATCGTCGACCGGGTCAAGGAGCTGATCAAGTACAAGGGGTACCAGGTCGCCCCCGCCGAACTCGAGGCGCTGCTGCTGAGCCACCCGCAGATCGCCGACGCCGCCGTGATCGGGGTGCGCGACGCCGAGGGCACCGAGAGCCCCAAGGCCTTCGTGGTCCGGGCACCCGGCAGCGCCCTCACCGAGCAGGAGGTCGCCGCCTTCGTGGCCGGCCAGGTCGCGCCGTACAAGAAGGTGCGGGCGGTGGAGTTCCTGGACGCCGTCCCCAAGTCGGCGGCGGGCAAGATCCTCCGCCGGGAACTGCGCGAGCGCGAGGCGGCCGCCGCCGGCTGAGCCGCCCGCGCACCGGCCCGGCCGCCACCCCCACCCACCCGGCCGCACCGCCCCCGCCCCCGTCCCGTCCCCGCGCGAATGCCCCTCCCGTCCGCACCCCGTCCCCACTCCGCCCCCCGTCCCCGCGCAAAAGCCCTCCCGTCCCGCGCCACCCCCCTCGAGGAGACCCCACCCCGACCCCGCGCCACCCGAACCGCCGTCTGCGAGGATCGACCAGCCGCCCGCCCCCGCACGGACAGGAACCGCCGCCGCAGATGACCACCCACCCCGCCGCCGCGCGCACCCCCCAGCAGGACCGCAGCCGCGCCACCCGCGCCAGGCTGCTGGCGGCGGCCGTCGACTGCCTGGCCGAGCTCGGCTGGCACGGCTCCACCGTCGCCGTCGTCGCCGAGCGCGCCGGCGTCTCCCGCGGCGCCGCCCAGCACCACTTCCCCACCCGGGAGGACCTCTTCACCGCCGCCGTCGAGCACGTCACCGCCGAACGCCTCGCCGCCGT comes from Streptomyces sp. TLI_053 and encodes:
- a CDS encoding DUF6368 family protein, with amino-acid sequence MSGPVLVIELAEAVPAATVERLRDVLVGSSAWFVEKRPGGYDLNVVADRIGVADLGKVDGRRPFLVHIMGPGIGDEEIFEAEHADGPNLEPLIGFSPTHAVDVIAGCNRPIDHITTALLTAAIMDVVGGVANAELLDDQVDVVAGLPGVLAMTGSPWPTVFGTAEFLRAWAVQPSFRLLK
- a CDS encoding DUF4279 domain-containing protein → MPLRQYAYFALFSQHVSADEMTSQLGITPDEVSVRGSRFTEPKAIPASHRWKVVCREPGLSVDEQIARLLCRLRPHTARVAELVGQLANGGGGAVLQVVRYFNDTDHDESPSHPDAPDTPNLFGWHLERDVLDFLAAVDAELDVDEYDMTPGEDTI
- a CDS encoding acyclic terpene utilization AtuA family protein, with the translated sequence MGDRAVLRVGNASGFYGDRFSAMREMLTGGPLDVLTGDYLAELTMLILARDRLRDPSLGYAKTFLRQLEECLGLALERGVRIVVNAGGLNPARLADAVRELAKSLGLDPAVGHVEGDDLLPRGKELGLPEGLLAANAYLGAFGIAECLRGGADVVVTGRVTDAALVVGPAVAHFGWGAGDLDALAGAVVAGHVLECGAQATGGNYAFFREHDVTRPGFPLAELHPDGSSVITKPPGTGGAVTVGTVTAQLLYETDGPRYLGPDVTARLDTVRLTADGPDRVRISGVRGEAPPPTLKAGLNRLGGHRNEVVFVLTGLDIEAKAALVRRQFEDGLAADRRPAGLRWTLARTDHADADTEEAASALLRLTARDADPARVGRELGRVAVEMGLAGYPGFHLTAPPGPGAPYGVFEAAHIGAGEVEHTAVLPDGRRVAVPPAPVTATATTSASATATASATATAREDPEAEASVSGGADPGPTRRAPLGLVAGARSGDKGGDANLGVWARDEPGWQWLSRTLTTELLRELLPETAELPITRHLLPNLRALNFTITGLLGEGVAAQHRFDPQAKALGEWLRSRRLDIPEALL
- a CDS encoding carboxyl transferase domain-containing protein, translating into MTVLPTHLDPGGAEYGASREAMLAKLADLDGEHAEALAGGGPKYVERHRGRGKLLARERIELLVDEDSPFLELSPLAAWGSDYPVGAALVTGIGVVEGVECVITANDPTVRGGASNPWTLRKALRANEIALTNRLPLVNLVESGGADLPSQKEIFIPGGALFRDLTRLSAAGIPTVAVVFGNSTAGGAYVPGMSDHTVMVKERAKVFLGGPPLVKMATGEESDDESLGGAEMHARVSGLADHFALDEPDALRLARRIVARLNHRKPGPDPDRFAEPPKYAEEELLGIVPGDLKVPFDPREVIARIVDGSDFDEFKPRYGASLATGWARLHGYPVGILANTQGVLFSQESQKAAQFIQLANQRAVPLLFLHNTTGYMVGKDYEQGGIIKHGAMMINAVANSRVPHLSVLMGASYGAGHYGMCGRAYEPRFLFAWPSAKSAVMGPQQLAGVLSIVARQSAAARGQPYDEDADAAIRAMVEQQIEAESLPVFLSGRLYDDGVIDPRDTRTVLGLCLSAIHNAPVEGAPGYGVFRM
- a CDS encoding biotin carboxylase N-terminal domain-containing protein encodes the protein MTTDDLSGTDHLSGTDHRRGTANPPIANPPIANPPTTNLPITNVLVANRGEIARRIFRTCRELGIATTAVYADPDAAAPHVREADSAVRLPGAAPADTYLRADLIVRAALDAGADAVHPGYGFLSESPGFAQAVLDAGLCWVGPTPSAIAAMGSKTAAKHLMAEAGVPVLDALDAPTEADLPLLVKAAAGGGGRGMRIVRDLADLPAELDAARAEAAKAFGSDEVFCERYLPTGRHVEVQLLADAHGTVWAVGDRDCSLQRRHQKVIEEAPAPGLPDDVRTALHAAAVSAARAIGYTGAGTAEFLLAEDGRFWFLEMNTRLQVEHPVTEAVTGLDLVALQLAVAEGEKLPGPDAPPTTGHAVEARLYAEDPAKDWQPATGTLHRLELACDHEEFRSTGESGLRLDPGFAPGGEITPHYDAMLAKVIAWAPTRTAAARRLADALARARVHGPSTNRELLVHALRHPAFLAGRVHTGFLAEHAAGLLAPDAKGSGRAALAAALAEAAARSAARTGALPSGWRNLPSQPQVRRYRTEDGAESVVRYRLTRDGLRAEGHPGVALAEASAERVVLSEGEVLRTYEVARHGDRVYVDTPFGSTVLTALPRFPDPVGRTDPGALLAPMPGTVVRVAAGVGDTVTAGQPLLWLEAMKMEHKVTAPADGVLAELRAAPGQQVELGTLLAVVHPAS